From the Lolium rigidum isolate FL_2022 chromosome 2, APGP_CSIRO_Lrig_0.1, whole genome shotgun sequence genome, one window contains:
- the LOC124692085 gene encoding MLO-like protein 1, which yields MAGGGGKARPLEFTPTWIVASVCSIIVIISLIFERLLHHLGKRLMRSRKKPLYETLLKVKEELMLLGFISLLLNVLQGPMGRWCVSPDIMRHLLPCKPPPRASRDTEHLGDAVFAGAMGGARRLLAGGDDSEDYCMQKGKVSLLSAEAIHELHIFIFVLAVTHFVLSAITVLLGIAQTRNWQHWETKIQEKDVDASQMIKHVQEFKFIQDHFRGHRKRWKTVGWMRSFFKQFYGSVTKEDYTAMRLGFIMKHCSGNPKFRFYNYMIRALEVDFRKVVGISWYLWAMLMILLVLNVQGWYVYIWISLVPFIILLVVGSKLEHIITELAYEVAQKNRPIQGDLVVAPSDDFFWFRQPKLVLLLIHIVLFQNAFEIAFFFWLLVTYGFKSCIMGKPAYAITRVVISVVSQLLCGYSTLPLYAIVSHMGNSFKKSIFDENVTEGLAIWADKARRRRTTVYTTNSPNEANSGEIQMQNTRDTSLLEEGTARIV from the exons atggcaggaggaggagggaaagcCAGGCCGCTGGAGTTCACGCCGACATGGATCGTCGCCTCCGTCTGctccatcatcgtcatcatctcgcTGATCTTCGAGCGATTGCTCCACCACCTAGGCAAG AGGCTGATGAGGAGCCGAAAGAAGCCACTGTACGAGACCCTGCTCaaggtgaaggaggagctgatgctgCTGGGGTTCATTTCCCTGCTGCTCAACGTGCTGCAGGGCCCCATGGGGAGGTGGTGCGTGAGCCCAGACATCATGCGCCACCTGCTGCCCTGCAAGCCGCCGCCGCGCGCATCGCGCGACACCGAGCACCTCGGCGACGCCGTGTTCGCCGGCGCGATGGGCGGGGCGAGGCGGCTCCTGGCTGGAGGAGACGACTCTGAAGACTACTGCATGCAAAAG GGCAAAGTTTCATTGCTTTCGGCTGAAGCTATTCACGAGCTACACATATTTATCTTCGTGCTGGCGGTCACTCATTTTGTTCTCAGCGCTATTACAGTTCTTCTAGGAATTGCGCAG ACGAGAAATTGGCAACATTGGGAgaccaaaatccaagaaaaagatGTCGATG CTTCTCAAATGATCAAGCATGTTCAAGAATTCAAATTTATTCAAGACCACTTTAGAGGTCATCGAAAACGGTGGAAGACTGTTGGCTGGATG CGTTCCTTCTTCAAACAATTCTATGGATCCGTCACCAAGGAGGACTACACAGCGATGCGACTTGGTTTCATCATG AAACACTGTAGTGGAAACCCAAAATTCAGGTTTTACAATTACATGATTAGAGCACTGGAGGTTGATTTCAGGAAGGTTGTTGGTATCAG TTGGTACCTTTGGGCTATGCTTATGATATTATTAGTACTGAATGTTCAAG gATGGTATGTCTACATTTGGATATCGTTGGTTCCATTCATC ATCCTACTTGTGGTAGGAAGTAAGCTGGAGCACATCATCACAGAATTGGCTTATGAGGTTGCGCAGAAGAACAGACCGATTCAAGGGGATTTAGTAGTAGCTCCTTCAGATGATTTCTTTTGGTTCCGTCAGCCTAAATTAGTCCTCCTTTTGATCCACATCGTCCTATTCCAAAATGCATTTGAAATTGCATTTTTCTTTTGGCTCTTG GTCACGTATGGCTTCAAATCGTGCATCATGGGAAAACCAGCATATGCTATTACTCGAGTTGTCATAAG tgTCGTTAGCCAGCTTCTTTGCGGATACAGCACCCTACCGCTTTACGCCATCGTCTCTCAT ATGGGAAATTCATTCAAGAAATCTATATTTGATGAGAATGTGACCGAAGGCCTTGCCATCTGGGCTGACAAGGCTAGGAGACGAAGAACCACCGTATATACAACAAATTCACCAAATGAGGCAAATAGTGGAGAAATTCAAATGCAAAATACACGGGACACCTCATTGCTGGAGGAAGGGACGGCTAGGATAGTATAA
- the LOC124689974 gene encoding MLO-like protein 1, with the protein MAGGAEGKPKPLEFTPTWIVASICSVIIVISLLFERFLHRLGKRLMRSRKKPLYEALLRVKEELMVLGFISLLLTVFQGAMGRLCVRRSIMRHLLPCKPPPLGAAAETAHFGDAVFTGVLGGARRLLAGGAISGDYCVNKGKVPVLSAEAIHQLHIFIFVLAVTHFILSAITVLLGVAQTRNWRHWESKIQTNNESAPENFKHIQEFTFIQDHFKGHRKRWRIFGWMRSFFKQFYGSVTEEDYRTMRLGFIMKHCTPNFNFYNYMIRALEVDFKKVVGVSWYLWAMLMIFLLLNVQGWYVYIWISTAPFLMLLVVGSKMEHIITELAYEVAQKHTAIQGDLVVAPSDDFFWFHRPKLVLLLIHVVLFQNAFEIAFFFWLLVSYGFKSCIMGNPAYAIARIVISIVSQLLCGYVTLPLYAIVSHMGSSFKKAIFDDNVTEGLANWAERARRRTIISSKTTVNVSDPPVDEANDAAIQMTNTHAISSDEQGTSLT; encoded by the exons ATGGCCGGCGGAGCAGAAGGCAAACCCAAGCCGCTCGAGTTCACGCCGACATGGATCGTGGCATCCATCTGCTccgtcatcatcgtcatctccCTGCTGTTCGAGCGCTTCCTCCACCGCCTAGGCAAG AGGCTGATGCGGAGTCGCAAGAAGCCGCTGTACGAGGCACTCCTCAGGGTGAAGGAGGAACTGATGGTCCTGGGGTTCATATCGCTGCTGCTCACCGTGTTCCAAGGCGCCATGGGCAGGCTGTGCGTCCGACGGAGCATCATGCGCCACCTGctgccctgtaagccgccgccacTAGGCGCCGCCGCCGAGACAGCGCACTTTGGTGACGCCGTGTTCACCGGCGTGCTGGGTGGGGCGAGGCGGCTTCTGGCTGGTGGAGCCATCTCCGGTGACTACTGCGTGAACAAG GGTAAAGTTCCAGTATTATCTGCTGAAGCCATTCATCAGTTGCACATATTTATCTTCGTCTTGGCGGTCACACATTTTATTCTCAGTGCCATCACAGTTCTGCTTGGAGTTGCGCAG ACTAGAAACTGGAGGCACTGGGAGAGCAAGATTCAAACAAACAACGAAAGTG CTCCTGAAAATTTCAAACATATTCAAGAGTTCACGTTTATTCAGGATCACTTTAAAGGCCATAGAAAACGCTGGAGGATATTTGGCTGGATG CGCTCCTTCTTCAAACAATTCTATGGATCTGTCACTGAGGAAGACTACAGAACAATGCGACTAGGTTTCATCATG AAACACTGTACCCCAAACTTCAATTTTTACAACTACATGATTAGAGCACTGGAAGTTGATTTCAAGAAGGTCGTGGGTGTTAG TTGGTACCTATgggctatgttgatgatattcttATTGCTGAATGTTCAAG GATGGTATGTCTACATCTGGATATCGACCGCTCCGTTCCTT ATGTTACTGGTGGTTGGGAGTAAGATGGAGCACATCATTACAGAATTGGCTTATGAGGTTGCCCAAAAGCATACAGCGATTCAAGGAGATTTAGTAGTAGCACCTTCAGATGATTTTTTTTGGTTCCATCGGCCTAAATTAGTCCTTTTGTTGATCCACGTCGTCCTGTTCCAAAATGCATTTGAGATTGCATTTTTCTTTTGGCTTTTG GTATCATATGGATTCAAATCATGCATCATGGGAAACCCAGCATATGCTATTGCTCGAATTGTCATAAG TATCGTCAGCCAACTCCTTTGTGGTTACGTGACCCTACCTCTGTACGCCATTGTCTCGCAT ATGGGGAGCTCTTTCAAAAAAGCTATATTTGATGACAATGTGACTGAAGGCCTTGCCAACTGGGCTGAAAGAGCTAGGAGGCGCACAATAATATCtagtaaaactactgtaaacgtaAGTGACCCGCCCGTTGACGAGGCAAATGATGCTGCAATTCAAATGACAAATACACATGCAATCTCATCAGATGAGCAAGGAACTAGCCTTACATGA